The Urbifossiella limnaea genome has a window encoding:
- a CDS encoding PQQ-binding-like beta-propeller repeat protein, producing the protein MTFRLVVLLAGAGTAAAADWPGWRGPAGMGHTAERALPLTWGGKDGANVAWKVDLPGVAAKAGQDQNQSSPVVVGGKVFVTASYWPGGKADPKAFPEHHVACYAAADGKLLWDTKVPPGPWLLSDLRGGYTAPTPAADAERVYVVFGSAVVAALDHAGRPVWRRELTPHKFDVALAASPVLFDETLILQLDQLGNESRLLALDRKTGEPRWEEKRPKIGFAHSTPVVATVGGKQQLLVSASNAVQGVDPATGKVLWTCDARGDTVTPVLAGGLVYADSGRGGPGLAVDPTGTGDVTKTHVKWKLPQVPEGYSSPVAVGEFLYRLHSPEVLRCVRAATGEVVFTERLPGVQTACSPVADAAGRVYCASAGKSYVLKAGPTPEVLAVNDLGDAGPASPAVADGALFLKGRRWLVCVRAKD; encoded by the coding sequence ATGACCTTCCGGCTCGTCGTCCTCCTCGCCGGCGCCGGCACCGCGGCCGCGGCCGACTGGCCCGGCTGGCGCGGCCCCGCCGGCATGGGCCACACCGCCGAGCGTGCCCTCCCCCTCACCTGGGGCGGCAAGGACGGCGCGAACGTCGCCTGGAAGGTGGACCTCCCCGGCGTCGCGGCGAAGGCCGGGCAGGACCAGAACCAGTCGAGCCCGGTCGTGGTCGGCGGCAAGGTGTTCGTCACCGCCAGTTACTGGCCCGGCGGCAAGGCCGACCCCAAGGCATTCCCCGAACACCACGTCGCTTGCTACGCCGCGGCCGACGGCAAGCTCCTGTGGGACACGAAGGTTCCGCCCGGCCCGTGGCTCCTCTCCGACCTCCGCGGCGGCTACACCGCCCCCACCCCGGCCGCCGACGCCGAGCGCGTGTACGTCGTGTTCGGCTCCGCCGTCGTCGCGGCGCTCGACCACGCCGGCCGGCCCGTGTGGCGCCGCGAGCTCACGCCCCACAAGTTCGACGTGGCCCTCGCCGCGAGCCCCGTTCTGTTCGACGAAACGCTGATCCTCCAGCTCGATCAGCTCGGCAACGAGTCGCGGCTGCTGGCGCTCGACCGCAAGACCGGCGAGCCGCGCTGGGAGGAGAAGCGGCCCAAAATCGGCTTCGCGCACAGCACGCCGGTCGTGGCGACGGTCGGCGGCAAGCAACAACTCCTGGTGTCGGCGTCGAACGCGGTGCAGGGCGTGGACCCGGCCACGGGCAAAGTGCTGTGGACGTGCGACGCCCGCGGCGACACCGTGACGCCGGTACTCGCCGGCGGCCTCGTCTACGCCGACAGCGGACGCGGCGGCCCGGGCCTGGCCGTCGATCCGACCGGCACCGGCGACGTGACCAAGACGCACGTGAAATGGAAGCTCCCGCAGGTGCCCGAGGGCTACTCGTCGCCGGTGGCGGTGGGTGAGTTCCTGTACCGACTCCACAGCCCGGAGGTGCTGCGGTGCGTGCGTGCGGCGACGGGCGAAGTGGTGTTCACGGAGCGGCTGCCAGGCGTGCAGACGGCGTGCAGCCCGGTCGCCGACGCGGCCGGCCGGGTGTACTGCGCCAGCGCCGGCAAGAGTTACGTACTGAAGGCCGGGCCGACGCCCGAGGTGCTGGCCGTGAACGACCTCGGCGACGCCGGGCCGGCGTCGCCGGCGGTCGCCGACGGGGCGCTGTTCCTGAAGGGCCGCCGCTGGCTGGTCTGCGTGCGGGCGAAGGACTGA